The Streptomyces sp. NBC_00775 genome includes the window GCGGGCCACCCCGTCCCGCAGCAACCCCGCGATCTCCGCGTCCGTCATCCCCAGCGCCCGCAACACCACCCCGGTGTGCTCCCCGAGCCTCGGGACGGCCCCCATCCGCGCCTCCTCCCCACCCGGCAGCGTGATCGGCGGCAGCAGCGCCCGCAGCGGCCCCGCCGGTGACCCCACCTCCCGCCACCGGTCCCTGGCCGCCAGCTGCGGATGCTCCGCCACCTCCCGTACGTCCCTCAGCCGCGCGCACGCGATGCCCGCCCCCTCCAGCCGGGCCACGGCCTCGTCGGCGCCGAGCGCGGCAAGGGTCTTCGCCACCACGGCATCGACGCGCTCACGGTTCCCGACCCGCGCCGCGTTCGTCGCGTACGCCGGATCGTCCGCCAACTCCGGGTGGCCCAGCACCTGTTGGGCGAGCCGGCGCCACTCCCGGTCGTTCTGCACCGACAGCAGCACCCGCCCGCCGTCCGCCGTCGGATAGGCGTCGTACGGCACGATGACGGCGTGCGCGAGAGCCGTGCGCGCCGGGGGTGTTCCTCCGTGCATCGCATGGTGCAGGGGATGCCCCATCCACTCGGCGAGCGCGTCCAGCATCGACACCTCCACCGGGCCCCCGCGCCCGGTCGTACCGCGCCGCACCAGCGCCGCGAGCACCCCGGAGAAGGCGTACATGGCCGCCGCGATGTCCGCCGCCGGAATCCCCGCCTTCACCGGCTGCTCAGGCGTCCCCGTCACCGACACCAGCCCCGCCTCGCACTGCACGAGCATGTCGTACGCGCGTTTGGCGGCGTACGGTCCCGACGCCCCGTACCCCGAGATGTCCACGGCGATCAGCCGCGGATGGTCGCCGCACAGCGTCGCCGCGTCCAGCCCCAGCCGGGCCGCGGCACCCTGGGCGAGGTTCTGCACGAACACGTCCGCGTCGGCGACGAGACGGCGCACGACGTCGAGCCCGCGCGGGTCCTTCAGATCGAGGGCGATGGACTCCTTGCCCCGGTTGCACCACACGAAGTGCGAGGCCAGTCCGGCGGCCGCGGTGTCGTAGCCGCGGGCGAAGTCCCCGCCGTCGATCCGCTCGACCTTGATGACCCGGGCGCCGAGATCGGCGAGCTGCCGGGTGGCGAAGGGCGCGGCGACGGCCTGCTCGACGGCGACGACGGTGATGCCCTCCAGGGGCAGCGGCTGGGTCCGCGGGTGTGGCTGCATGCCGTGGATCATGGCCTGTGCATAACACCTTTGTCATGCATGGATGTTGACGGGGCGATCTTGAGGGGCCGTTTTCCGGCGTCGGACAGGCCGGTCACCGTCCGCCCGTCGCGTAGCGGCGGACGGCGAGCGGCAGGAAGACCGCGATCAGCGCGGCGCACCACGCCAGGGATCCGGCGACGGGGTGTGCCACCGGCCAGGCGGCTCCCTGGGGCACGGGTGCGTTCCCGAACAGGTCCCGCAGGGCCGTGGTCACCGCGCTGATCGGGTTCCACTCGGCGATCGTGCGCAGCCAGCCGGGCAGATTGCCGGTGGGGATGTAGGCGTTGGACAGCAGCGGAAGCATGAACGTCGCACTGCCCAGTTGTCCGGCCGCCTCCTCGCTCCGGGAGAGGAGGCCGAGGAAGATCCCGACCCAGGTGGTCGCGAACCGGAACAGCAGCAACAGCCCGATCGCGCCGGCCGCCTGCGGTGCCGACCCCTCGATCCGCCATCCCACCGCGAGTCCGACGAGCAGGAAGGGAACCGTTCCCGCCGCCGTGACGACCAGATCCGCGACCGCCTGCCCCAGCGGCACGGCCGCCCGGCTCATCGGCAGCGTACGGAAGCGGTCCATCACGCCCCGGTGCGAGTCCTGGGCGGCCTGGAACATCCCGGTCATGATCCCGTTGGCGGCGGTCGCCACCAGCAGCCCCGGTACGAGGAAGGCCCGGTACTCCTCGCCGGGCATCGCCAGCGCGCTGCCGAACACGTAGCCGAAGAACAGCAGCATGGTGACCGGCATGGTCTGGGTGAGGATCAGCAGGCCCGGGTTGTGCCGGATCCGCCGCAGCTGACGGCCCAGCATCGCGCCGCCGTCGTACGCCAACGTGCTCATGTCACCAGCTCCTTGTGGTCGGTGCGGTTCTCGGTCAGACGGAGGAAGACGTCGTCGAGGGTCGGTGGACGCAGGCTCGCGTCGAGCAACGGAACGCCCGCGGCGTCGAGTTCACGGACGAGCTGGGGGAGCGTCAGCGTCGGATCGGCGGTGACGGCGCCCACCGCGTGCCGTTCACGGTCGAACGTGGGCTCGCTGCCGGTGAGTTGGTCCAGGACGGCGGCCGCGCCGGGCAGCGCGTCCGCGTGGGCGACGACCACCTCCGCGTACGAACCGATGAGCGACTTGAGTTCGGCGGGCGAGCCGGTGTGGGCGACCCTGCCGCGGTCCATGAGCGCGATGTCGTCGGCCAGCTGGTCGGCCTCCTCCAGGTACTGCGTGGTCAGCAGCACGGTCGTGCCCTCGTCCTTGAGTGCGCGCACGGCCTCCCAGATCTGGTTGCGGCTCGCCGGGTCGAGCCCGGTGGTGGGCTCGTCCAGGAAGAGCACGGCGGGGCGGCGGATCAGACTCGCCGCCAGGTCGAGGCGACGCCGCATACCGCCCGAGTAGCTTGACGCCGGCCGGTCGGCGGCCTCGGTCAGCCCGAAGCGGTCGAGGAGGTCGGCGGCCCGTGCGCCGGCGTCCCGCATCCGGTGCAGCCTCGCGAACAGCCGCAGGTTCTCGCGCCCGGTCAGATCGCCGTCGACCGAGGCGTACTGCCCGGCGACCCCGATGCTCCGACGGACCGCTGCCGCCTCCCGTACGAGATCGTGTCCGGCGACACGCGCGGACCCCGTGTCGGGCCGCAGCAGGGTGGTGAGCAGTCGTACGGCCGTGGTCTTGCCCGCGCCGTTCGGCCCGAGCAGCCCGCAGACCGTGCCCTGCGCCACGGCCAGGTCGAGGCCGCGCAGGGCATGGACATCCCCGAAGTGTTTCTCCAGACCCTCACTAAGTACAGCGTACGTAGTAGTCATGGGGTGACCATAGCGCACTGCGTACGGTGTACGTAACTAGGATGGTCGCGAGGTGATCGACCAATGGCAGGGCGCAACGCCGTACCCGAAGTGATCTGGGCCCGTCCCGAACGCGCGGGCCGTGGTCCGCGGCCGGCGTACAGCCGCGCGGACATCGCGGCCGCCGCCGTGCGGATCGCGGACGCGGAGGGACTCGACGCGGTCTCGATGCGGCGGGTGGCCGCCGAGCTGGGCTGCGGCACGATGTCGCTCTACAACTACGTGCCGCGCAAGGAGGACCTGTCCGAGCTGATGGTCGACGCCATCAGCGGCGAGCACGAACCCTGGGAGCCCTCGGGCGACTGGCGCGCCGACATGCTCAGGGTCGCCCATCAGACCCGCGCCCTCATGCACCGCCACCCCTGGCTGCCGCGCCTGATGTCCCCGGTCTACGGCTTCAGCCCCAACGCCCTGCGCTACCTGGAGCACTGCCTGACCTGCCTCGACCCGCTCGACGCGCCGTACGGCACGAAGTTCGAGCTCATCGCGATGCTCAACGGGGTCGTCACGACGTACGTCGGCAACGAGCTGGCCACCGCCGAACGCGCCCGCTCCCTGCCCTGGTCGGAGGAGCAGGAGAACGCGATGCGGATCGCCTACCTCGGCGGCCAGGTGGCGACCGGCGCGTATCCGCGCATGGCGGCGGCCTTCATGGAGGACGCCGGGCCGATCGACCTGGAGGCGGTGTTCGAGCGGGCCCTGGGACGGGTCCTGGACGCGTTCGAACCGAAGGGCTAGGCGCCCGGAACGGCACGAAGGGGTGAACGAAGGCTAGATCAGCGCGAACTGCCCTTCCGGGCCCTCTTCATGGTGATCGAGTACGGAGGCGGGCCGCCGCGCCGTGTCCGGCACCGGAAGCACGCCCGCCGTGCGCAGCTCGGCCCGCGTGATCGGCGACCCGATCGTCAATTCGGCCTGCTGAGGCCGGAGTTCCGCGAGCAGCGCCAGCACCGTGACGAGTTCGAGGAGCTCGGACGTCCAGGCCTGCGGCCAGGTGGACGGCCGGATCGCCTCCAGGGTGCCCTGCTCGGGCGGCTCGGTCCTGGCCGCGAACCACTGCTCCAGCACGCGCACTCCGCCCACCTCGAAGTCCCAGGCCTCGGGCGGTACGGGCGAGATGCGGCCCTCGTCGAGGTGAAGGGCCTCCTCGTCGCGGTCGTAGTGCGGGGCGAGGGGCCGGGCGGGCAGCGGGGCGCGGACGTAGGGGCGGCGGCCGCCGGGGAGCTTGGGGCGCTCGCCGTCGCGTCGCATCAGCCACAGCATCCGGCGGCCCAACTCGACGCCGTACGCCCATACTTCGGGGTCGGCGGTGAGCGGCACAGCGCATCCGTCCCGTCCCGGCCGTGCCGCCGCCAGTGTCCAGGCGAGGACGTCGACCGGTTCGGGGGAGTGCCCGAGGCGCGTGCCGAGGTGGTCCAGCAGGCCGGGCGCCAGGTTCGGTTCGAGGCCGCCGGGGCGCCGGTAGAGGGGGCGGATCCGGCCGCCGCGACCGGCGCTCAGCGGCAGGGCGGAGGCGACCAGCAGCGCCGGCCCCGACGCGTCGGGCACCACCGTCTGCTCGACCGCGAACACCTGACGCTCATCGGCCACCCGCCACAACTCGGGGCGCGCCGCGTCGATCAGCCGGTGGTCGGGAATCAGCCATTGCTCGTCGAAGGGGCCGTGCAGGACGCGTACCGGCTCCGGACAGGGACCCGACTCACGCGCCAGACGGGCGGTTCCGCTCGACTGCCCCGGCAGCTGGCCGACGGCCGAATGCGTCGTGCGCGAGCGCGTCGGGCCGAACAGCGCCTCACGGTCCGGCCCTTCGGCCTTGAGCAGGGCGTCCCAGCGCGTCTTCAGGGACGCGGTGTCGGGAGCCGTCGGCCACCCCCGGCCCAGCCTCGGCGGTGCGACGGACCACGGCATGAGGTCCGCGAGCAGCGGAGCGTCGTCGTGCGTCACGCTCGGCATCGTACGACGAGAGCGCCGCCCGCTGTCCTCGTACGGCATCGTCAGTGGGCGTCGAGGGTGACCGTGAAGGAGAAGCGGTCACCGCGGTAGTGGATGCGGGCCACGTCCAGGGCGCGGCCGTCCTCGCCGTGCACGATGCCCGTGTAGTGCAGGATCGGGCTGAGCAGCGGGACTTGGAGCAGTCGCGCGGTCTCCGGGTCCGCGAGCCGGGCCTCCACCGTGTCGGTGATCCGGCTGATGCGGACGCCCACCACGTCCCGCAGCACCTTGGTCATGGGCCAGCGCACCAGGTCCTCCGGGTCGATCAGCGCCGCCAGTTCGGGACGCACGTAGTTGCGCGCGTGGTTCGTCGGCTCGCCCGTCTTCTCGTCGCTGCGCAGCCGGTGGTACGTCCCCAACTCGGCCAGATCCGGGAAGTACTCGGCGAGTTCCGCGGACACCGGAACCGTGCCGTGGTCCAGCAGCTCGGTCGTCATACCCGACTGCTGGGCCACGATCGCGTCCACCGAGCCGAGCAGCCGCACGGGAGCGCCGCGCCGCGCGCTCGGCTCGATGAACGTGCCCCGCCGGCGATGGCGTGTGATGAGCCCCTCGTCCTCCAGCTCCTTGAGCGCCTGCCGCATGGTCAGCACACTCACCCCGTAGTGCCCGGCCAGCTGCTCCTCGGTGGGCAGGCGCAGCGGGTCCTGGGGCGAGCGGCCGAGTATCGAGGCACGCAGGGACTGCGAGACCTGATACCAGAGCGGCAGCTTGCGGTTCAGGATGATCGAATCCGGGGCGAAGGAGGTCACGAGGGTATCCGTACCGGTCGCGGGCCTTGAATGCAACGGGCGGTGAATCTCAGTCCAGCGGGCGGAAGTGCCGCTGGAGGCCCTGCCACACGTCGTCGTACGCCTGCTGCAGATGCTCCGCCCGGGCCGCCTGAACCGTCGCGGTCACCGGCCAGCGCGTCTCGAACATGAAGGCGAGCCCGTCGTCGATCTTCTGCGGGCGCAGCTCCGCGGCGCTCGCCCGGTCGAAGGTCTCCCGGTCCGGACCGTGCGCCGACATCATGTTGTGCAGCGAACCACCGCCCGGAACGAAGCCCTCCGCCTTCGCGTCGTACGCGCCCTCGATGAGCCCCATGTACTCGCTCATCACATTCCGGTGGAAGTACGGCGGCCGGAACGTGTCCTCACCCACCAGCCAGCGCGGAGCGAAGACGACGAAGTCGACGCCGGCCAGGCCCGGGGTGTCCGACGGGGACGTCAGCACCGTGAAGATCGACGGGTCCGGGTGGTCGTAGCTGATGGTGCCGATCACATTGAAACGGCGCAGGTCATAGACGTACGGCACATGGTTGCCGTGCCAGGCGACCACGTCCAGCGGCGAATGGCCGTACGTCGCCCGCCAGAGGTTGCCGCAGAACTTGTTCACCACCTCGACCGGGCCCTCGACGTCCTCGTACGCGGCGACCGGCGCGAGGAAGTCACGGGCGTTGGCGAGGCCGTTGGCGCCGATCGGACCGAGGTCGGGCAGCCGGAACGGCGCCCCATAGTTCTCGCACACATAACCCCGGGCGGTCGGGTTCTGCCCGCGATCGGACACATCGTCGAGGAGCTCCACACGGAAGCGGACACCACGAGGAATCAGCGCGACCTGGCCGGGCTCCACATGCAGCAGCCCGAACTCGGTGCGCAGCAGCAGCCCGCCGCGCTCCGGCACGATGAGCAGCTCGCCGTCGGCGTCGCTGAACACTCGGTCCATGGAGGAATTGGCGTGATACAGGTGCACCGCCATGCCGGTGCGCTGGGTCGCGTCCCCGTTGCCGCCGAGGGTCCACAGGCCGCCGAGGAAGTCCGTCCCCGCCGGGGGCTCGGGCAGCGGGTTCCAGCGCAGCCGGTTCGGGTCGGGCACGGTCTCCGTGAAGGGGGCCGTACGCAGGGCGCCGTTCTCGATGCGGGTGAACGCGGGGTGCGCGGCCGACGGGCGGATCCGGTACAGCCACGAACGCCGGTTGTACGCCCTCGGCTCGGTGAACGCCGTACCGCTCAGCTGCTCCGCGTACAGCCCGAGCGGCGCGCGCTGCGGCGAGTTGCGGCCGTGCGGCAGCGCCCCCGGGGCCGCCTCCGAGCTGTGTTCGTTGCCGAAACCGGAGAGGTAGGTCAGCCCCTCGGCCGTCTTCCTCGCGTCCCCGCTCATGATCGCTCCTTCGCGCCTGATTCCTATGCATCACCGTAGGATTCAGGTTTTCCCCGCGCAAGGGGTCGGCCGGGGGCACCGCACGGGATCGGCCACGGTCCACCACCAGGGACGGGCCGAAAACGCCGACCGGCGGGTACGGCGTACCCGGCGTATCCGACGTACCCGGCGTACTACTACCCAAGGACCGCTGTACGGCCCAAGAACCCGACTTCAGGGGGATCCGGCTGTCGGAGCGTTGTTCTACGCTCCCCGGCATGTGGTGGATGCGTGGACTGCTCGCCGCCCTCGCGGTCTGCGCCCTGCTCGGCGGATCGGTGGGCTGCGCTACCAGTGATGCGCACGAGCGGAGGGACGCAGCGTCGGCCTCGCCCGTGGGCAAGCTGCTGGACGAGATGGACGAGGAAGGGCGGCTTTACCGTGAGGTGGACAAGAAGGGTGCGCCGGAGGTCGCGATCGAGATCCAGCCCGACTCCGACGACAGCTGGGACGTCACGCTGACCGTCCACCACTTCCGCTTCTCGCCCGCCGGCACGCGATCCGTGCCGACGGCCGGACGGGGCATTGCCCACCTCTATCTGGACGGCCGGACCATCGCCCGGCTCCGCACCGCCGAGTACCACCTCGCCGGCGACCTCGTCCCGCGCGGCACCCACCACGTCACCGCGCGGCTGTACGCGGACGACGGCACCGTGTGGGCCGTCCACGGCAAGCCCGTCGAGAGCACCGCGGACATCACCGCGTCACCGGCCGGGGCGACCGCGACGCCGCCGGCGACACCCACGGTGACGATGAGCGAGACCGGCAATGGGGCCCGTACTGATACGGGAGGTTCACCGGACCCCGGCGGAAAGGCATCATGAAGCCCGTGCCCCATGCGACCTCGCTGCGCAGAGCGCCCGTACAACGGCGCAGTGCCGAACGACTGACCAGAATCCTCGACGCCTGCGCCGACCTCCTCGACGAGGTCGGCTACGACGACCTGAGCACCCGTGCCGTGGCCCAGCGGGCCGGCGTGCCCATCGGCTCCGTCTACCGTTTCTTCGGCAACAAGCGCGCGATGGCCGACGCGCTCGCCCAGCGCAACCTGGAGCGCTATGCCGAGCGCGTCACCGAGCGCCTCCGGGAGATGGAGGGCGGTGGCTGGCGTGCGGCCATGGACGCCGTGCTCGACGAATACCTCGCCATGAAACGCACCGCGCCCGGCTTCTCCCTTGTCGACTTCGGCAACCAGATCCCGGTCGGCTCCCGCTACTCCGAGCCCAACACCCGCGTGGCCGACCGCCTCACCGAACTGCTCTCCGGCTACCTCGACCGCACCCCCGACGAGGATCTCCGCCGTACCTTCCTGATCGCCGTGGAAACCGCCGACACCCTGGTCCACCTGGCCTTCCGGGTCGCGCCGGAAGGAGACGAGCGGATCATCGAGGAGACGCGCGAACTGCTGCGCGCCTATCTGGCCAGGGTTCTCGACTGAACCGTCCGAGCGGGGGTGAGCCGCACGGGCCGCTTACGCGGGGAATGAACCCCTCGCGAATTTCCGACCTCACCCCCGGAAGGCCCTCCCCGCCATGCCTACCGGTCGGTATGCTCGGCCCAGTCCGTGTGCCACCGCCGCCACCGCCCTCCGGGAGGACCCGTGTCCCGCACCTCCGGCACCACCCCCGACTCTCGCACCGCCGTGCGCGTCTGCCCCCTCTGCGAGGCGACCTGCGGGCTCACGCTCACCATCGAGGGCACCCGGGTGACCGGTGCCCGCGGCGACCGCGACGATGTGTTCAGCAAGGGGTTCATCTGCCCGAAGGGCGCCTCCTTCGGGGCCGTCGACGGCGACCCCGACCGGCTGCGCACACCCCTCATACGCGAGGCCGGCGAGCTGCGCGAAGCCACCTGGGAGGAGGCCTTCGACGCGGTGGCCGCGGGCCTGCGGCCGGTCGTCGAGCAGTACGGGCCGCATGCCGTAGGCATCGTCCTCGGCAACCCGAACGTGCACACCATGGCCGGCGCCCTCTACCCGCCCGTCCTGCTCTCCGCGCTGCGCACCCACAGCCTCTTCACCGCCTCCACGGTCGACCAGATGCCCAAGCACGTGTCGAGCGGACTGCTGTACGGCGACGCCAACGCGATCCCGGTACCGGACCTCGACCACACCGACCACCTCCTGCTCATCGGCGCCAACCCCCTGGAATCCAACGGGAGTCTGTGCACCGCCCCCGACTTCCCCGGCAAGCTCAAGGCCCTGCGGGCGCGCGGCGGCACCCTGACGGTCATCGACCCGCGCCGCACCCGCACGGCCAAGCTCGCCGACCGCCATGTGGCGATCCGCCCCGGCACCGACGCCCTGCTCCTCGCGGCGATGACCTACGTCCTCTTCGAGGAGAAGCTCGTCGACCTCGGCGCCCTCACCCCGCACGTCCAGGGCGTCGAGGAACTCGCCGACACCGTACGGGACTTCACCCCCGAGGCCGCGAGCGAGGCCTGTGACGTGGACGCCGGCACCATCCGGGCGCTGGCCCGCGAACTCGCCGCCGCGCCCACCGCCGCCGTCTACGGCCGCATCGGCAGCTGCACCGTCCCGCACGGCACCCTCGCCAGCTGGCTCGTCGACGTCCTCAACATCCTCACCGGCAACCTCGACCGGCCCGGCGGCGCCCTCTTCCCGCTGGCGGCCACCGACAGGACACCCCGCCCCGCCGGACCCGGCCACGGCTTCGCGCTCGGCCGCTGGCACAGCAGGGTGAGCCGCCACCCCGAGGCCAAGGGCGAACTGCCCCTGTCCGCCCTCGCGGAGGAGATCGACACCGCCACGCCGGAGGGCAGCCCGGTCCGCGCCCTCATCGCCGTCGCCGCCAACCCCGTACTTTCCGCCCCCGACGGCGACCGCCTCGACAAGGCGCTCGACTCGCTGGACTTCATGGTCAGCGTCGACCCCTACCTGAACGAGACCTCCCGCCACGCGGACGTCGTCCTGCCGCCGCCCCCGCCCTCGCAGAGCGCCCACCACGACTTCGCCTTCAACACCCTCGCCGTACGCAACCAGGTCCGCTACAACC containing:
- a CDS encoding type ISP restriction/modification enzyme; translation: MPSVTHDDAPLLADLMPWSVAPPRLGRGWPTAPDTASLKTRWDALLKAEGPDREALFGPTRSRTTHSAVGQLPGQSSGTARLARESGPCPEPVRVLHGPFDEQWLIPDHRLIDAARPELWRVADERQVFAVEQTVVPDASGPALLVASALPLSAGRGGRIRPLYRRPGGLEPNLAPGLLDHLGTRLGHSPEPVDVLAWTLAAARPGRDGCAVPLTADPEVWAYGVELGRRMLWLMRRDGERPKLPGGRRPYVRAPLPARPLAPHYDRDEEALHLDEGRISPVPPEAWDFEVGGVRVLEQWFAARTEPPEQGTLEAIRPSTWPQAWTSELLELVTVLALLAELRPQQAELTIGSPITRAELRTAGVLPVPDTARRPASVLDHHEEGPEGQFALI
- a CDS encoding ATP-binding cassette domain-containing protein, encoding MTTTYAVLSEGLEKHFGDVHALRGLDLAVAQGTVCGLLGPNGAGKTTAVRLLTTLLRPDTGSARVAGHDLVREAAAVRRSIGVAGQYASVDGDLTGRENLRLFARLHRMRDAGARAADLLDRFGLTEAADRPASSYSGGMRRRLDLAASLIRRPAVLFLDEPTTGLDPASRNQIWEAVRALKDEGTTVLLTTQYLEEADQLADDIALMDRGRVAHTGSPAELKSLIGSYAEVVVAHADALPGAAAVLDQLTGSEPTFDRERHAVGAVTADPTLTLPQLVRELDAAGVPLLDASLRPPTLDDVFLRLTENRTDHKELVT
- a CDS encoding molybdopterin oxidoreductase family protein — translated: MSRTSGTTPDSRTAVRVCPLCEATCGLTLTIEGTRVTGARGDRDDVFSKGFICPKGASFGAVDGDPDRLRTPLIREAGELREATWEEAFDAVAAGLRPVVEQYGPHAVGIVLGNPNVHTMAGALYPPVLLSALRTHSLFTASTVDQMPKHVSSGLLYGDANAIPVPDLDHTDHLLLIGANPLESNGSLCTAPDFPGKLKALRARGGTLTVIDPRRTRTAKLADRHVAIRPGTDALLLAAMTYVLFEEKLVDLGALTPHVQGVEELADTVRDFTPEAASEACDVDAGTIRALARELAAAPTAAVYGRIGSCTVPHGTLASWLVDVLNILTGNLDRPGGALFPLAATDRTPRPAGPGHGFALGRWHSRVSRHPEAKGELPLSALAEEIDTATPEGSPVRALIAVAANPVLSAPDGDRLDKALDSLDFMVSVDPYLNETSRHADVVLPPPPPSQSAHHDFAFNTLAVRNQVRYNRPAVPLEPGRMAETEILARLVLAATGMHGADPSAVDAMVIDSTLGKSVTEAYAPVHGRDPKELAGLLTGETGAERRLDMMLRLGPYGDGFGARPDGLSLAKLLAHPHGIDLGPLRPRLPQPLKTPSGKIELLPAPIVDDLPRLRDALRERPAALVLVGRRHLRSNNSWMHNVPALTGGTNRCTLHIHPDDAARLGLTDGAAVRVKGAGGEVTAPVEVTDAVRSGVVSLPHGWGHNRPGTRMSHAALDPGVNVNQLLDGSLLDPLSGTAVLNGVPVELAACP
- a CDS encoding nuclear transport factor 2 family protein; amino-acid sequence: MWWMRGLLAALAVCALLGGSVGCATSDAHERRDAASASPVGKLLDEMDEEGRLYREVDKKGAPEVAIEIQPDSDDSWDVTLTVHHFRFSPAGTRSVPTAGRGIAHLYLDGRTIARLRTAEYHLAGDLVPRGTHHVTARLYADDGTVWAVHGKPVESTADITASPAGATATPPATPTVTMSETGNGARTDTGGSPDPGGKAS
- a CDS encoding CaiB/BaiF CoA transferase family protein; amino-acid sequence: MIHGMQPHPRTQPLPLEGITVVAVEQAVAAPFATRQLADLGARVIKVERIDGGDFARGYDTAAAGLASHFVWCNRGKESIALDLKDPRGLDVVRRLVADADVFVQNLAQGAAARLGLDAATLCGDHPRLIAVDISGYGASGPYAAKRAYDMLVQCEAGLVSVTGTPEQPVKAGIPAADIAAAMYAFSGVLAALVRRGTTGRGGPVEVSMLDALAEWMGHPLHHAMHGGTPPARTALAHAVIVPYDAYPTADGGRVLLSVQNDREWRRLAQQVLGHPELADDPAYATNAARVGNRERVDAVVAKTLAALGADEAVARLEGAGIACARLRDVREVAEHPQLAARDRWREVGSPAGPLRALLPPITLPGGEEARMGAVPRLGEHTGVVLRALGMTDAEIAGLLRDGVAR
- the hmgA gene encoding homogentisate 1,2-dioxygenase, translated to MSGDARKTAEGLTYLSGFGNEHSSEAAPGALPHGRNSPQRAPLGLYAEQLSGTAFTEPRAYNRRSWLYRIRPSAAHPAFTRIENGALRTAPFTETVPDPNRLRWNPLPEPPAGTDFLGGLWTLGGNGDATQRTGMAVHLYHANSSMDRVFSDADGELLIVPERGGLLLRTEFGLLHVEPGQVALIPRGVRFRVELLDDVSDRGQNPTARGYVCENYGAPFRLPDLGPIGANGLANARDFLAPVAAYEDVEGPVEVVNKFCGNLWRATYGHSPLDVVAWHGNHVPYVYDLRRFNVIGTISYDHPDPSIFTVLTSPSDTPGLAGVDFVVFAPRWLVGEDTFRPPYFHRNVMSEYMGLIEGAYDAKAEGFVPGGGSLHNMMSAHGPDRETFDRASAAELRPQKIDDGLAFMFETRWPVTATVQAARAEHLQQAYDDVWQGLQRHFRPLD
- a CDS encoding TetR/AcrR family transcriptional regulator; protein product: MAGRNAVPEVIWARPERAGRGPRPAYSRADIAAAAVRIADAEGLDAVSMRRVAAELGCGTMSLYNYVPRKEDLSELMVDAISGEHEPWEPSGDWRADMLRVAHQTRALMHRHPWLPRLMSPVYGFSPNALRYLEHCLTCLDPLDAPYGTKFELIAMLNGVVTTYVGNELATAERARSLPWSEEQENAMRIAYLGGQVATGAYPRMAAAFMEDAGPIDLEAVFERALGRVLDAFEPKG
- a CDS encoding ABC transporter permease — protein: MSTLAYDGGAMLGRQLRRIRHNPGLLILTQTMPVTMLLFFGYVFGSALAMPGEEYRAFLVPGLLVATAANGIMTGMFQAAQDSHRGVMDRFRTLPMSRAAVPLGQAVADLVVTAAGTVPFLLVGLAVGWRIEGSAPQAAGAIGLLLLFRFATTWVGIFLGLLSRSEEAAGQLGSATFMLPLLSNAYIPTGNLPGWLRTIAEWNPISAVTTALRDLFGNAPVPQGAAWPVAHPVAGSLAWCAALIAVFLPLAVRRYATGGR
- a CDS encoding TetR/AcrR family transcriptional regulator, with translation MKPVPHATSLRRAPVQRRSAERLTRILDACADLLDEVGYDDLSTRAVAQRAGVPIGSVYRFFGNKRAMADALAQRNLERYAERVTERLREMEGGGWRAAMDAVLDEYLAMKRTAPGFSLVDFGNQIPVGSRYSEPNTRVADRLTELLSGYLDRTPDEDLRRTFLIAVETADTLVHLAFRVAPEGDERIIEETRELLRAYLARVLD
- a CDS encoding GntR family transcriptional regulator, whose protein sequence is MTSFAPDSIILNRKLPLWYQVSQSLRASILGRSPQDPLRLPTEEQLAGHYGVSVLTMRQALKELEDEGLITRHRRRGTFIEPSARRGAPVRLLGSVDAIVAQQSGMTTELLDHGTVPVSAELAEYFPDLAELGTYHRLRSDEKTGEPTNHARNYVRPELAALIDPEDLVRWPMTKVLRDVVGVRISRITDTVEARLADPETARLLQVPLLSPILHYTGIVHGEDGRALDVARIHYRGDRFSFTVTLDAH